The following are encoded in a window of Telmatobacter sp. DSM 110680 genomic DNA:
- a CDS encoding folylpolyglutamate synthase/dihydrofolate synthase family protein, whose product MSYQSAIDHLAAMAPELAIQTGQTRRKFSLEEFAVLLQGLGNPHRTFPSVLIAGTNGKGSTAATLAAILTASGLRTGLYTSPHLSRPNERIRIDGTEICDADFAEKFFRVRSTAQKLVEEKKLAQAPSFFETLTAMAFLHFSEPAIEIAVLEVGLGGRLDATNIVEPLLSIITDISFDHMEWLGSTISEITREKAGILRNGGTLVTLPQHPEANQVLGEVAMNLSVLGVSAVPFMPPTEPQSSSAPPRLSTVGTAPTGTQSSHHSEQQRTYRVEVLGQPIEVASPLRGAHQHRNVALAIAAAVELAISHGFPVTPNSIAEGIRNTSWPARLERIQFENPGDSKTSEFILDVAHNPAGAWALRAGLRELLPDANLGTLVFSCLRDKPVVEMAQILFPIFEEVIFAPISSTRATPVRDLLAAAASTGTTAFAAASVGQAIELALEHAQAHPAKPIVVSGSVYLVGDVRTRLLAKTSQVAAPSQTAERVGQHP is encoded by the coding sequence ATGTCTTACCAGTCAGCCATCGATCATCTCGCGGCCATGGCGCCAGAACTCGCCATCCAGACCGGTCAGACCCGCCGCAAATTCTCACTCGAAGAGTTCGCCGTTCTTCTCCAGGGTCTTGGCAATCCTCATCGCACATTTCCATCGGTCCTGATCGCCGGGACGAATGGCAAGGGTTCAACAGCTGCCACCCTGGCCGCCATCCTTACAGCCTCTGGTCTGCGCACCGGCCTTTATACTTCTCCGCATCTTTCGCGTCCAAACGAGCGCATCCGCATCGATGGCACGGAGATCTGCGACGCCGACTTTGCTGAGAAGTTCTTTCGTGTTCGTTCCACGGCGCAGAAGCTGGTGGAGGAAAAGAAACTTGCCCAGGCGCCCAGTTTCTTCGAGACCCTCACCGCGATGGCGTTTCTTCACTTTTCAGAACCTGCCATCGAGATCGCCGTCCTCGAAGTGGGCCTCGGAGGCCGTCTCGACGCCACCAATATTGTGGAGCCGCTACTCTCCATCATCACCGACATTTCTTTCGATCACATGGAGTGGCTCGGTTCGACCATCAGCGAGATAACCCGAGAAAAGGCCGGCATCCTTCGGAATGGTGGCACTCTCGTGACCTTGCCGCAACACCCAGAAGCGAACCAGGTCCTGGGCGAAGTTGCAATGAACCTCTCAGTACTGGGCGTGAGCGCGGTGCCGTTTATGCCGCCCACTGAGCCGCAATCTTCTAGCGCCCCCCCCCGCCTTTCAACAGTCGGTACAGCTCCAACAGGGACACAATCCTCGCACCATTCAGAACAGCAACGTACGTATCGGGTTGAAGTCCTTGGCCAGCCCATTGAAGTAGCATCCCCGCTGCGTGGGGCGCACCAGCATCGCAACGTGGCTCTTGCCATCGCCGCAGCCGTCGAACTTGCCATCAGTCATGGATTTCCTGTTACTCCCAACTCCATCGCCGAAGGTATTCGCAACACCAGCTGGCCGGCGCGGCTGGAGCGAATACAGTTCGAAAACCCCGGTGATTCCAAGACCAGCGAGTTCATTCTCGACGTCGCCCACAACCCTGCCGGTGCATGGGCGCTACGCGCCGGTCTAAGAGAATTGTTGCCTGACGCAAACCTTGGCACTCTCGTCTTCAGCTGCCTGCGCGACAAGCCGGTAGTCGAGATGGCCCAAATCCTGTTTCCGATCTTTGAGGAAGTGATTTTCGCGCCTATCAGCAGCACACGAGCTACTCCGGTACGGGATCTGCTTGCTGCCGCTGCCTCCACGGGCACTACTGCATTTGCCGCGGCATCTGTTGGCCAGGCTATTGAACTCGCGCTTGAACATGCGCAGGCTCATCCAGCCAAGCCGATTGTTGTCTCCGGATCCGTCTACCTGGTGGGCGATGTGAGAACCCGCCTACTGGCAAAAACCTCCCAGGTCGCAGCTCCGAGCCAGACAGCAGAACGTGTAGGCCAGCATCCGTGA